In Crassostrea angulata isolate pt1a10 chromosome 6, ASM2561291v2, whole genome shotgun sequence, a genomic segment contains:
- the LOC128190354 gene encoding uncharacterized protein LOC128190354: protein MDASAELTLFNDWTIAKLREFLRENNQIISGSKKELVERARGVIILKLTAVQGQNNQSEKNSKSSTFPDGEPIPDIRTLSNWSSDFTNIPDFSEKDIYNYLVIKMNTKRQLKSKVFLEDKHVHSVEYNPINNESSHCAIRCKVIPSFPSADMSKRPDYDVSTFLSKVTGNVFAAHCTCTAGFGEACNHISALLYTIADIAEKKKSGLLSCTSTKCVWNNPRKRKLSPKKCSEIKFKKFSFGCSSVQENKTSKSATNSIIASTTFNVERFRKTLVEKKSKAGWLTYFAKKKDGTEENIPLLHNILFMYHDSVDMCNSQVQSDLCKYFESLSVSDADCAKIEKLTKGQNKSQNWFECRKGRLTSSNFGKICKLRPETDPQNLLKCFLYDVSFPTNKFVRWGIEHEPAARRFYCKLYPSYIVSQSGLIVNPKYPHLGCSPDGIVTLPTGEIGLLEIKCPASDRWRILSPAECGLDSEFCCSLDENQNLKLKTNHNYYFQVQGQMAICNKQWCDFVIWTLKPPLSVERIYFDESFWLKCLNRLNDFYLKSMLPELFTQRLLRSLK, encoded by the exons ATGGACGCCTCCGCCGAATTAACGCTATTTAATGACTGGACGATCGCCAAACTAagagaatttttgagagagaatAATCAAATAATATCAGGTAGCAAAAAGGAACTTGTCGAAAGAGCACGCGGCGTTATTATTCTTAAACTAACGGCTGTCCAAGGGCAAAACAATCAGTCTGAGAAAAACTCCAAATCGTCAACTTTTCCAGATGGAGAACCTATACCCGATATCCGCACTCTGTCTAACTGGTCATCAGATTTTACTAACATTCCCGATTTTTCAGAGaaagatatttataattatcttGTAATCAAAATGAACACTAAACGTCAACTTAAATCAAAAGTGTTCCTTGAAGATAAACATGTCCATTCGGTGGAATACAACCCTATCAATAATGAAAGTTCTCATTGTGCCATACGTTGTAAAGTTATACCATCATTCCCATCAGCTGACATGAGCAAGCGTCCTGACTATGATGTGTCAACATTTTTGTCAAAGGTTACAGGCAATGTGTTCGCTGCACATTGCACCTGTACAGCAGG TTTTGGTGAGGCGTGCAACCACATTTCTGCATTACTTTATACAATTGCTGACATtgctgaaaaaaagaaaagtggtCTTCTTTCATGTACGTCAACAAAATGTGTGTGGAACAACCCAAGGAAAAGAAAACTTAGTCCAAAAAAGTGcagtgaaataaaattcaaaaagttttcatttggCTGTTCATCAGttcaagaaaataaaaccaGCAAATCTGCAACTAACAGCATCATAGCATCAACAACATTCAACGTAGAAAGATTTAGAAAAactcttgttgaaaaaaaatctaaagcaGGCTGGCTTACAtattttgcaaagaaaaaaGATGGTACTGAGGAAAATATACCATTGcttcataatattttatttatgtatcaTGATAGTGTAGATATGTGTAATTCACAAGTACAAAGTGATTTGTGCAAATATTTTGAGTCTCTCTCTGTGTCAGATGCTGATTgtgccaaaattgaaaaacttaCAAAGGGTCAAAACAAAAGTCAGAACTGGTTTGAATGCAGGAAAGGAAGGTTGACAAGttcaaattttggaaaaatttgtAAGCTAAGGCCAGAAACTGACCCccaaaatttattgaaatgctTTTTGTATGATGTTTCCTTTCCTACCAACAAATTTGTCAGGTGGGGAATTGAACACGAGCCTGCTGCTAGGAGATTTTATTGTAAACTATATCCTTCATATATAGTGAGTCAGTCAGGACTTATTGTTAATCCAAAATACCCTCATCTAGGTTGTAGTCCTGATGGTATTGTTACATTACCAACTGGTGAGATTGGTCTGCTAGAAATTAAATGTCCAGCATCAGACAGATGGCGAATCCTTTCACCAGCTGAATGTGGACTTGATTCTGAATTTTGTTGTTCacttgatgaaaatcaaaatttaaaactaaaaacaaaccataattattattttcaggTACAAGGTCAAATGGCAATTTGTAATAAACAATGGTGTGATTTTGTTATATGGACACTGAAGCCACCACTTTCTGTAGAAAGAATATATTTTGATGAATCATTCTGgttgaaatgtttaaatagaCTTAATGATTTTTATCTGAAAAGCATGCTTCCAGAACTATTCACACAGAGGTTGTTAAGGTCTCTGAAATAA
- the LOC128188686 gene encoding uncharacterized protein LOC128188686 → MDVRTKSSASGYRSRKYCCICSNYRGKTVEGQVVSLHRFPSDADKRRIWLQRARLVRKDFTYTKNSYVCSSHFVNGSGPSAAHPLPSIFPNKVFKTSAPSTTNAPAVPFSHEPGVQGNQLPESEDNQDSLEQTDDPLKDSLNMHDYHKDWTTCAGEVPKNKETQTILLTVDSSTQTDESFFNSMAMKKCVSSSAETQTDGKLFIDKGIQVSRPVFTFEDVEQDDSKILFYTGIPNKETFNAVFDEIKDNALESTTRVGISSSNQGRPRRLRIIDEFFLVLMRLRLGLLLEDLSDRFNVSVSTCSNIFNLWIDFLFVQLQPLIMWPSKETIYATMPCSFKGKFSNCRVILDCTEVFVQTPSSLANKSLLYSDYKSHMTFKGLIGISPAGVTTFVSDLWGGSISDKQLTKNCGILDLCEVGDAIMADKGFIISDLTTPKGIHLIIPPFKKKNTQMSRSDVLLTREIAHLRIHVERQMERIKNFHIFEGVMQLSMASQCSKIWKICVALTNLLPPLCTVPEYDIAS, encoded by the exons ATGGACGTACGTACGAAAAGCTCTGCTTCGGGATACCGCTCAAGAAAGTATTGTTGTATATGTAGTAATTATAGGGGGAAAACCGTAGAAGGACAAGTCGTCAGTCTCCACAGATTTCCAAGCGATGCAGATAAACGTAGAATATGGCTGCAGCGAGCAAGGTTAGTGCGCAAGGACTTCACCTACACCAAGAATTCGTACGTGTGTTCTTCACATTTCGTGAATGGTAGCGGCCCCTCTGCAGCCCATCCTTTGCCGTCGATATTTCCGAACAAGGTGTTCAAAACTTCG GCACCCTCAACCACAAATGCCCCAGCTGTTCCCTTTTCTCATGAGCCAGGTGTACAGGGCAATCAGCTTCCTGAGAGTGAGGATAACCAGGATAGCCTTGAACAAACAG aTGACCCGTTAAAGGATTCCCTAAATATGCATGATTATCATAAAGACTGGACAACATGTGCTGGTGAAGTTCCAAAAAATAAGGAAACTCAGACTATTTTGTTAACTGTAGATTCATCAACACAGACTGATGAATCCTTTTTTAACAGCATGGCCATGAAAAAGTGTGTTTCCTCCTCTGCAGAAACACAGACTGATGGAAAGCTTTTCATTGATAAAGGGATTCAAGTTTCTAGACCTGTGTTCACCTTTGAAGATGTAGAACAGGATGACTCCAAAATTTTATTCTACACAGGTATTCCTAACAAAGAGACATTTAATGCTGTGTTTGATGAGATAAAGGATAATGCACTCGAAAGTACAACACGTGTAGGGATTTCATCTTCAAATCAAGGACGACCAAGAAGACTAAGGATTATTGACGAGTTTTTTCTTGTTCTCATGAGACTACGGCTGGGATTACTCCTAGAGGATTTATCAGACAGGTTTAATGTTAGTGTTTCAACTTGCagcaatatttttaatttatggattgattttttgtttgttcagtTGCAGCCTTTGATAATGTGGCCATCCAAAGAAACAATATATGCCACCATGCCATGTTCATTTAAGGGAAAATTTAGTAACTGCAGAGTCATATTAGACTGTACTGAAGTTTTTGTGCAAACACCTAGTTCTCTTGCTAACAAGTCATTACTCTACAGTGATTATAAATCCCATATGACATTTAAAGGACTCATAGGCATCAGCCCAGCAGGTGTTACAACATTTGTTTCAGACCTTTGGGGGGGAAGTATAAGTGACAAACAATTAACAAAGAATTGCGGAATTTTAGATTTGTGTGAAGTTGGCGATGCTATCATGGCAGATAAGGGTTTCATCATTTCAGATCTAACTACGCCAAAGGGTATTCATCTTATTATTCCccctttcaagaaaaaaaatacacaaatgtCCAGAAGTGATGTCTTACTGACTCGTGAAATAGCACATCTTAGAATACATGTTGAAAGACAAATGGAAAGAATTAAGaactttcatatttttgaaggTGTGATGCAGTTAAGTATGGCATCTCAGTGTTCtaaaatttggaaaatttgTGTTGCTTTGACAAATCTCCTTCCCCCTTTGTGTACTGTTCCAGAATATGACATTGCTTCATAG